The DNA window TCGAACCATTTTCTGACTCTTGCATTGTTTTTATTCCACAACTTTGATAGAAGTAAGCCATACAGTATAATACATTTCTTAGTTTTTAATAAATTTTTTAACGGCATCACCATTGTTTGTAATTACTTTAATCAAATAAGTACCAACTTGATAATTTGACACATCAAGTTGAACATCTTTTTTATTTACCTTTTCAGCTTTCAATACCCTTCCTGCCATGTCATAAAGTTCAATAGATTTAATATTTGAGTTTGAATTTTTAACGGTGATTATTGAATGAGCTGGATTTGGAAAAACTTCAATATCATCGTTCTCAAAATTTAATGCTGATAACCCAAGCAGAGAAGCAGGAATTAGAGAAACATTGTCTAAAAAATAATATGCATCAGGACCATTGCTATTTTGAAATTGAACATTATTTAATCCCCCAATATAAAGGTATTTTAAATTCGGGTTGCTGCCAGTTGTAAATGTAAAAGTAATTGTTTCCCATTCAGTTGCCGAAGTAGAGCTTGAAAACGTTGGATTTGTCAAAAAAACTTTATCCGAAGTTATATTTGAAGTTGGAATAATTCCGCCTGTTGTTAACTCTAAATTAGCATCTGTAATAAATACTTGAAATTTTATGCCGTTTAATAAATAATTATCAGCCTTTGATACATCAAAAGACAATTGATATTTAGTGTTCGGCAGCAAAGAACTCGTTAACTCGGTTTTTAAAGATTCACTATAAACATTTTGTAATAAAGCAGGTCTATTTGAAGAGATAAACATTCCAACATAAGCATGGTTTCCACTGATTTTATCGGCCTGATTACCAAATACGTTTGAAGGAATGCTTACTTGTGGATATGTTGAATCTGAATTGAAGTAATCAGGAGATGGGAAATAACTTGGAGATTGCCAACCACATGATTTATACAGTTGACTGGTATAACTGGGAGCGTAACTGTGTTCTTCAAAATCACCATTTCTAACCAAATTGGGTTGAGTAACACTTGTACAATGATTGAAAACATTAACATAAATATAGGTAATGTTTCCACGTTGCCCAGTTATATTGTCAAATGGCACATACCGTAACAGATGAACACCCGGGACATAAGATTTGAATGTAAATGAAGTGGGGGTAATTCCTGATATAATTGCATCCGGATCATATAAATCCTGAACAAATTCAAAACTTAAATTGGACGATGAACCACTAGTATAATCATTACTCAATATTCCATCTATACTAATATTTGTGCCTCCATTGCCTTGATAAGTATAAACTCCATTTAAAAATCCGTCATTAACTCCGCCAATTGATATTCCTCCACAACTTGCGACCCCATAATTTTTGTAGGTAAAGTTGCTAGTACTTCCAAAAGTTCCTTGAAGACTATAACCAATATCACATAACACCTGTCTTTCTTCACTTGTTAAAGTTCTTTTAGCGAAAAAACTGGAAGCCCGGTCGCTCATCATAAAATACTGATCGTTAGAATTCCCGTTGTAACAAGCGTCTTCAAAATGACTTAAGCTACCTCCATTTTCAAAACACGGCGGATTGTAAACAGGTACTGTAACATTACCAACATATTTCATCGAACTTGAACAATTAAAAGAACCACTATTGCCGTTAAATTCAGGTGGAAATACATTGCAGCTCGGAAATAAAACAGGACCTGGAATAGCTAAATTATAATTAAAACCATACATTTGGCCACCAATTGCGGGAGAATTTATAATTAATGATACATCTGAACTTGTTTTCAAATTTTTATCATATCTCGTAAAATAATTTCCCAGATTATTAAAGAAAGAACTGTTTCCATTATATCTCATTAAACTATTAACCCCCAAAGCATGTGTAACTTCATGAATTATTGTGGAGTAAAAATCAAGATAATTAGCTGGATATGCCGTAGCTGTATTATATTTATTATAATCTAAATTCCAGTTTACTGTTCCTGTAAAATTAAAACATGCCCAACCGTGATAGAACTCACCGACACTATTTGTGTTAATAATAGGAAGAACAGTATTAGAATACGAATCAACTCCGGCATGTATCGTCTTCCAGATTTCATTATCTAAAATTCCCCCAAAATCAATATTTTGATTACTAATTCCGGCTGAAAATGTTGGAAAACTATAAAAGGCACTTGCAGAACTACCTGTATTTGAGGACAACCCTACAGTTGTGGGATTTCGTATCCAAAACTTCACCTTATTTCCTGTATTTTTTAAAGGAGTGTTGATAAAATCAGAAATATCCAGAAATGCCTGAAGTATTATAGACCTTCTTTGGTCATGAACCACATTTCCGACAATTTCCATACCACTTCCATTTTCAAAATAAAGCTCAAAAATACCTGAAGTGAAAGACTGTCCATTTAATATTGTTTTTCCATTTTCTGTAGAATGAGATTTTATAATTTCAATTTCGGATAATTTCAATATTCGACCTTCATTATCGAAAACTTGGTCAAAAATCCCATTTGGTGTATGGTAAATTTCAGAAGCTTTTTTATCCTGTGCAAAACCCAAACAACTTATAAACAGCACTATATAAATAAACTTATATAATTTGTGAAAATTAGAATGAATCGATTTTTCCTTGTCTAGATAATTTTCCATTGACGTTTAATTTAAGAGTTTTAATGGGGTTAGTTTTTACAAATCTAGGAAATAATAGCATTTCTTTATTTTTTTGAACCAAATTTCATTAAATTAAAATTCAATCATTTTTTCACATCACTATTTAATGTAATTCAAAATTTTTCTCCCCGTTTTATATGCTCTGCGGAAAATTATCAATAAAAAAAAATTAAACAAAAGAATTGAATCTTAATAATTATGATTCTTTTTAATCTTAAATTGATACAAAATAAAAAAGTACACTTTTAAAAAGTGTACTTTCTTTGGGTGAATGAGGGGTCTCGAACCCCCGACCTTCGGAACCACAATCCGACGCTCTAACCAACTGAGCTACAATCACCGTTTTGTGGTTGCAAATATAGGAAAGAATTTTTAATTACAAAACAATTCCTTCAAAATTTTTCAATGCAATTAACTTCTCTGTCGTAAAGCCCTCAGCGTAAGCAACTCCCGATAAACGCCCTAAATCCTGAGCTCTGTAAGTTAAACTTTCAAGGAAGTCTTTGGTGGCAATTGGAGTCACCGGTTCTTTAGAATTTGGGTCATAAAATTGAGTTTTGAATGCTAAACATGCTTCAATCTTTTTATCAAGATGTTCGGATATATCTATTACGAATTCCGGTTGGATATGTTTCCACTGGATATAATGAAAAATATGCTTCGGTCTCCATACTTCTTGGTTTTCTCCTTCTGCTACAGTTACCACTTTTCTAAGCCCTGCTAAAAAGCATGCATCGGAAACTAATTTTGATCCTTTTGCATGATCTGGATGTCTGTCATCAATCGCGTTGGCTAAAACGATTTCTGGACGGTATTTGCGGATCATTTTCACAATTTCCATTTGGTACTCTTCTGAATTAACAAGAAAGCCATCCTTCATTCCTAAATTCTCCCTAGCAGAAACGCCTAAAATCTTAGCAGAATCAGCAGCTTCCAGTTTTCTGGTCTCATCAGTACCTCGAGTTCCCAGTTCACCTTTTGTCAAATCAACAATAACGCATTTTTTACCCTCTGACACCAATTTGGCTATTGTGCCTCCGCAACCCAATTCTACGTCATCAGGATGCGCTCCAAAAGCTAGTATATCTGTTTTCATCTGTTCTTTTTATTTTTTAATATGTCAGATGGAACGCCCAACAATTATGCTCATGTTTTTGAATTTTTAACCAAGGGCGTTTCATATTTTCAAAGATAAGTTTAAAACAAAAACTTCCCAAACATTACGAATGGGAAGTTTTAATATCTATAATTTAAATTTTAAATTACTTATTGATCTCGCCGTTAAGTTTTACAGCATCCTGATATGTTGGATCTAATTGAAGAGACTTAGCAACATAATCTTTAGCTTTAGCAATATCAGAGTCTTTACTCATATAAGCTACTGCAAAGTAAGCATAAGCTAAAGTCTGCTTATTAGCTTCTGTATCGGCAGGCTTTACAGTACTGATAAATTTCTCATAAGCTATTTTCGCAGCATCATTATTTCCAGCTTGTTGATAAGAATATCCCTGACTGTAATAAGCAGGAGCCCAATCTGGAAGTAAAGTACTCATTTTTTGCCAAGTAAGGATTGCCCCATTCCAGTTTTTAACATCTTGATAAGCTGTTGCTAATTTGAATAATGAATCAGTATCCTGAGTATTAGCAGCTACTTTTTGTTTTAAACCTTCAATTGTTGGGTTTGTTGGTCCTGAATCTGCAGAACCTTGTGTTGCCCCACCGCCTGCAATTTTAGCAAGCTCCATATCCCACTTCATGGTTTCATCTTTTGCAGCTTTAGCAATAGCAACTTTTTGTTGAGCTTCAGTTGTTAAAGCAGTCTTCTTAGCAGCATCCTTTTCGTCTTTAGCCAATCCAGCAGCAATTAGCCCCTGTAAACCTTGATCTGCAGGCTGCATTCTTGATTTATCAGCCTGAGAAGCGAAGCTGTCCATATTTTGTTTAGCTTCTGCATATTTTCCATCAGCATACAATTGATAAGCCCTCAATTTAAATTTGATTGGATCATCGATCTTGTCAAATATCTTATCTAATACTGCTTTAGAATTAGTATAATCTTCATTTGTAAAATAAAGTTTAGAAATTTCTAATTGTGTATATGGATCTTCATCTGCATATTTTGTATAATTGATCAAATCCTGAGTTGCTTTATCATTCTGCTGATACTTGATATCATAGGCAGCCAAAGCTTTATAAGCAGGAGCATATGTTGCATCAACACCAACTGCTTTATCAATATTTTCTTTAGCTAACTTCCATTGTTGAGCAGCCATCCATAAAGTCCCCATTCTTGCATAAACAGAAGCTTTATTTTTAGCAAGTGGTAACGCTTTATCATAAGCCGTCATTGCATCACCAGGAATTTTCTTTAATCTGTAGGCATCACCTAAAGTATAGTAATAATTTGCTGGAACTTCTTTTTTCTGTGCTCTTTCGATTGCTTTATTCAAGAATTGAATTGCTAAGTCAGGAGAGTTATTTTTCTCAAATAAAGTTAAAGCTTCAGCCGCTCTAAACAATACTTCAGCATCTTTTTCTCTTGAATCACTTACAATTTTCTGAATTTCAGCTACTGCAGCTTTATCACCTTTTCCTAATTTTACAGCTGCCAATCCAATCTTGTTTAGGTAACTTTTGTTATCCGCTGCAAGACCTTTGTTGAAACTCTCTGTTGCTTTTGCAAAATCTGGTTCACCCTGTCTTAGAAAAGTATTTCCCAAATAGAAATAATTTTCAGCAGTAGGTGCTTTTGCGATCATATCAGTGAAGTTAGTTTTTGCCTGAGCAAATTTATCACTATCGATGCTGTTAATACCATCTTGCAATGTTTGTGCAAACGAAAAATTGGCAAAAAATACCACCGCTGCTCCAAAAGCAATCTTTTTTACATTCATAATCATTATATCTTTCATTTTATATTTTCTAAATCGATTTAAATGATACACAATTTTCAGACCAAAATAGTGTATTTATTTAGGGTAAAAAGTTAATTTAATATTTTTTAACGCATTTGCACCTCTCTTTTATAGATATTATATGGTTGCAAACCTTCTTTTTGAACGATCATCTGCCCTAATTGGGTACATGAATATCTAATAAAGCCATTAGCAATATTAAAATTCCCTTCATTTGTTAAAAAATACAAAATTCTTGTAAAAGGATATTTCATTTCCCGTAAACCTGCAGCATCCGCAGTATATAATTTTCCGTTATTTTCTACAGGTAAAATTTTAACCATATCTCTTAATTGTTCAGAAGTCTTATCATAAGGACGACTAAATGTATTGAGTCCAATTACTCCAATTTTGTCGGGATACTTGTTCAACTGCTCAATAATATTTTCACTACCTGGAATAATAGAAAATTTCAGATCCTTAGGTTGTTTCTTTAATTTCTGAGCAACAAAATTCAGATTACTGGAATTCACACCATCAAAAATAAACTCTTTACTTTCGGAGAGAAGACCTTTTTGAACTTCATCCATTGAGATACTGGTCTTCGCAGAATTTTTCGGAACTACAAAAACAACTGCATCTGCAGCGAATCTGGCAGGAAGAAATTTAGAACCAACCTGCTCCTTATAGGCTTTAAGTTCTTCAGAACTAAGATCTCTTGACATGACAGCAACTCTGGCTTTATCATTTAATAAATCCAAAAAGCCTAAATCTTCTTTCTTTGTAACGATTTTTATATGTGCTTCAGGATAGTTGATCATATAGCCATCAGCTAATGCTTCTGTAACACTTTTAAAGGATTCATCTGTAAGAATCGTAAGATCTCCTTTATAATAGGAAGGAGACTTATCCTCTTTTTTACAACTTACAGCAATAACGCTTAAAACAAAAAGCATTATAACTTTTATACTATTCTTCATTTCCTGAATTTTTTATTCTTGAAACCGCTCTATAAATTCTAAAGATTCCGTATAGGATCATAACGCCTCCAAGAGGATACGCTACAGTAGGCTCTAAAATAATAAAGAAGAATTTGTAAAAAATAACTACAATTCCTAAGACAATATAAAACAATCCTGTAACTAGGGATAACCAATTGAACATCATACAACAAAAATACCAAAAAAAATAAAAAGAGAAGCATATGCTTCTCTTTTTTAATTATTATTTAAAGATAAAAATTACCCTTCAAAATTCATTGTCAATGGTAATCTGAAACGGTAACGTACAGATTGTCCATTAATTTTAGCAGGACTCCATTTATTCTTAATAGATTTAATGGTTCTTACTGCCTCAGAATTAAAGTCTGAATTTTTACCAGTTGCTTTAACGTCTGTAATACTTCCATCTCTTTCAACTACGAAAGTTACTTCAGCTTTTACAGCTCCTTCATCTCCATTCATCGCAGAACCATCAAAGTTACTAGACACTTTATTTCTAAATGCGTTAATACCTCCTGGGAATTCTGCAGTTTGCTCTACCTCGGTATAAACCTGAGTATCACTAACTTTCACTTCAGCAGTTGAAGTTTTTGTCCCTGTAGATGGCGGTGGCGGTGGTGGTGTGTAAGCCGGAGCTTTTACCCCCTCCTGATTATTTAAACCAGTCGTCGTTTCTAACTGCTTAGAAATTGGCGGTGGTGGAGTTTCAATCTTTGGAGCTTTTACAGGCTCCGGAACTACGTTCTGGATCACCTCAATTTTCTCCTCTTTTGGAGGTGGAGGTGGTGGAGGTGGTTCTTCTTCTTTTGGCTGCTCAATAATTTTATCTTCCTGAAGAATTTCTACCAAATCAGCTTTAACTTCTTGCTTTTCCGGTGCTGTAAGTCTTTTAATAGTAAGATAAATAAAAGGAGACAAAGCCGCAACTAGGAATAATGCCGTTCCAACAATAAAAGATTTTGTCAGAAGTCTTGGATACTGATGTCTCAGATCATAGGCACCATATTCCTTGTTTCTATTTTCAAATACAATCTCGTCTAAAGTAAGATTCTGACCGTATACATTTTCATCTGCCATAGATTTACAATTTTATGGTTAAATTACTTTGTAGCTGGTGTAGCCGCAGCTCCATTATTCCCAACTTTCTTGTTATAAATAGCTTGCTCCCAAGGCTTCACATCGGTAACTCCGTACTGCTCGCTTTTGGTAATAGCCATTTCATCAAGAATATCAACAAAGTTCTTATATACAGCATCGTCTGTCGGCTTGATAATTACAGTAAATTTAGTTTTATCTGCCGCTTGTGCTTTTGCTTGCTCAATTACTTTTCTAACACCTTCTCTATCAAAAGTAGTTTCATTAAGATTCTGATCAGTTAAAGATGTATTATCTTGCTGATGCCAAAAAATCCTATTGTTCTTACCTAATAATAAAGAAATTGAGTTAGAAAGTTTAATTTCAGTTGGAGGTGGTTTTTTGTCTTTTTCTTTCGGTTTTGCCGGAAGACCCAAATCCATAACGTTAGGTTTACTAAACGTGGTTGTGAACATAAAGAAGGTAATCAATAGAAAACCCAAGTCCACCATTGGAGTCATATCGACTCTGGTACTCTGTTTCTTGGAACGTACCTTGCCGCCTTTGGCGCCTTTTTCCTGTACTTGTACTTCTGCCATTTCTAGTGATATTAAGGTTTACCTTCTTGTGATGTAATCAACCAAAATTTAAGAAAATCGATATCTCTTAAACCTTCAAATAGGCTTTTAACTTTAGGATATTGAGTTGTAACGTCTCCTTTGATCGCTAATTTGTAATCAGGATTTACGCTCAAACTTTGTTGTACCCAGTCTACTAACTGCTTATTTGTACTGTCCATAGGAATCCCGGTAGGACTCTTAAAACTTTTCTGCTCCTCATCTGACAAATCAAGATAGCTTTTAAGTTGGTTCATAGGAACCCCAATTGCTTGTACTTTTT is part of the Chryseobacterium paludis genome and encodes:
- a CDS encoding T9SS type A sorting domain-containing protein, with product MENYLDKEKSIHSNFHKLYKFIYIVLFISCLGFAQDKKASEIYHTPNGIFDQVFDNEGRILKLSEIEIIKSHSTENGKTILNGQSFTSGIFELYFENGSGMEIVGNVVHDQRRSIILQAFLDISDFINTPLKNTGNKVKFWIRNPTTVGLSSNTGSSASAFYSFPTFSAGISNQNIDFGGILDNEIWKTIHAGVDSYSNTVLPIINTNSVGEFYHGWACFNFTGTVNWNLDYNKYNTATAYPANYLDFYSTIIHEVTHALGVNSLMRYNGNSSFFNNLGNYFTRYDKNLKTSSDVSLIINSPAIGGQMYGFNYNLAIPGPVLFPSCNVFPPEFNGNSGSFNCSSSMKYVGNVTVPVYNPPCFENGGSLSHFEDACYNGNSNDQYFMMSDRASSFFAKRTLTSEERQVLCDIGYSLQGTFGSTSNFTYKNYGVASCGGISIGGVNDGFLNGVYTYQGNGGTNISIDGILSNDYTSGSSSNLSFEFVQDLYDPDAIISGITPTSFTFKSYVPGVHLLRYVPFDNITGQRGNITYIYVNVFNHCTSVTQPNLVRNGDFEEHSYAPSYTSQLYKSCGWQSPSYFPSPDYFNSDSTYPQVSIPSNVFGNQADKISGNHAYVGMFISSNRPALLQNVYSESLKTELTSSLLPNTKYQLSFDVSKADNYLLNGIKFQVFITDANLELTTGGIIPTSNITSDKVFLTNPTFSSSTSATEWETITFTFTTGSNPNLKYLYIGGLNNVQFQNSNGPDAYYFLDNVSLIPASLLGLSALNFENDDIEVFPNPAHSIITVKNSNSNIKSIELYDMAGRVLKAEKVNKKDVQLDVSNYQVGTYLIKVITNNGDAVKKFIKN
- the bshB1 gene encoding bacillithiol biosynthesis deacetylase BshB1 encodes the protein MKTDILAFGAHPDDVELGCGGTIAKLVSEGKKCVIVDLTKGELGTRGTDETRKLEAADSAKILGVSARENLGMKDGFLVNSEEYQMEIVKMIRKYRPEIVLANAIDDRHPDHAKGSKLVSDACFLAGLRKVVTVAEGENQEVWRPKHIFHYIQWKHIQPEFVIDISEHLDKKIEACLAFKTQFYDPNSKEPVTPIATKDFLESLTYRAQDLGRLSGVAYAEGFTTEKLIALKNFEGIVL
- a CDS encoding tetratricopeptide repeat protein — encoded protein: MKDIMIMNVKKIAFGAAVVFFANFSFAQTLQDGINSIDSDKFAQAKTNFTDMIAKAPTAENYFYLGNTFLRQGEPDFAKATESFNKGLAADNKSYLNKIGLAAVKLGKGDKAAVAEIQKIVSDSREKDAEVLFRAAEALTLFEKNNSPDLAIQFLNKAIERAQKKEVPANYYYTLGDAYRLKKIPGDAMTAYDKALPLAKNKASVYARMGTLWMAAQQWKLAKENIDKAVGVDATYAPAYKALAAYDIKYQQNDKATQDLINYTKYADEDPYTQLEISKLYFTNEDYTNSKAVLDKIFDKIDDPIKFKLRAYQLYADGKYAEAKQNMDSFASQADKSRMQPADQGLQGLIAAGLAKDEKDAAKKTALTTEAQQKVAIAKAAKDETMKWDMELAKIAGGGATQGSADSGPTNPTIEGLKQKVAANTQDTDSLFKLATAYQDVKNWNGAILTWQKMSTLLPDWAPAYYSQGYSYQQAGNNDAAKIAYEKFISTVKPADTEANKQTLAYAYFAVAYMSKDSDIAKAKDYVAKSLQLDPTYQDAVKLNGEINK
- a CDS encoding PstS family phosphate ABC transporter substrate-binding protein, with product MKNSIKVIMLFVLSVIAVSCKKEDKSPSYYKGDLTILTDESFKSVTEALADGYMINYPEAHIKIVTKKEDLGFLDLLNDKARVAVMSRDLSSEELKAYKEQVGSKFLPARFAADAVVFVVPKNSAKTSISMDEVQKGLLSESKEFIFDGVNSSNLNFVAQKLKKQPKDLKFSIIPGSENIIEQLNKYPDKIGVIGLNTFSRPYDKTSEQLRDMVKILPVENNGKLYTADAAGLREMKYPFTRILYFLTNEGNFNIANGFIRYSCTQLGQMIVQKEGLQPYNIYKREVQMR
- a CDS encoding DUF308 domain-containing protein codes for the protein MMFNWLSLVTGLFYIVLGIVVIFYKFFFIILEPTVAYPLGGVMILYGIFRIYRAVSRIKNSGNEE
- a CDS encoding energy transducer TonB, with the translated sequence MADENVYGQNLTLDEIVFENRNKEYGAYDLRHQYPRLLTKSFIVGTALFLVAALSPFIYLTIKRLTAPEKQEVKADLVEILQEDKIIEQPKEEEPPPPPPPPKEEKIEVIQNVVPEPVKAPKIETPPPPISKQLETTTGLNNQEGVKAPAYTPPPPPPSTGTKTSTAEVKVSDTQVYTEVEQTAEFPGGINAFRNKVSSNFDGSAMNGDEGAVKAEVTFVVERDGSITDVKATGKNSDFNSEAVRTIKSIKNKWSPAKINGQSVRYRFRLPLTMNFEG
- a CDS encoding ExbD/TolR family protein, whose product is MAEVQVQEKGAKGGKVRSKKQSTRVDMTPMVDLGFLLITFFMFTTTFSKPNVMDLGLPAKPKEKDKKPPPTEIKLSNSISLLLGKNNRIFWHQQDNTSLTDQNLNETTFDREGVRKVIEQAKAQAADKTKFTVIIKPTDDAVYKNFVDILDEMAITKSEQYGVTDVKPWEQAIYNKKVGNNGAAATPATK